GATTTGTCTTTAAGGACTTCCATTACACTAGATGTAGCATTGAAACCACAGGCATCTAGTATTTTTATGACAAAATCTTCTTTTCTGTCCTTGAAAAAGAAAGCAATTTCCAGAAATATTGCTTGCTCTTGCCTTGATAATCCATTATAGCTCACTTTTAACTTGTCTAGAATATCCTTGTAGGATTTAGACCTGTTCTCCAAATAACCCACTTCAGAAAACCATTCTCTTTGATTGATGACATAAAAGTGTGAACCCAAAATTTTTAAAGCCAATGGAAGGCCTTCTGCATATTTAACTACCCTTTGCGAATAGTCCTGATAAAAAGAATCAGCTGGTTCCCTTTTCTTGAAAGCTCCCAAATTGAAGAGCACAAGCGACTTTTTAGAGTCCAAAGGCTTGACCTCATGTATCTTATCAACTATTTTTTCATGAAGCAAATGTCTGTCTCTTGTTGTTACAATCAGACTGCTGCCTTCTCCCAGCTCTCCCAGTCCAACAAACAAAGCCTCTAATTGCTCAGAACTATCCACATCATCAAGCACAATCAGAACTCTTCTACTACTGAGTGAGGATTCAGAAATGTTGGATGTTGTAACTTGTTCCTTTAGTAGCTCAGAGAGAAGCTTATGATGGAGGTATGCTAGCCCACGGTGCTTCTGTGATTCTTCTCTTATGTCTTTCAAGAAGCATACGCTGTCATAATGGGAGGAGTGTTTGTCAAACAAAGCTCTAGCAATAGTTGTCTTACCTGTTCCCCCCATCCCCCAAACTCCAATTCTTCCAAATTTTTGCGAAAAACCTTCAATGGCTGCACAATGTTCCTCAATTCCAACAAGGCCTTTTTCATGATCATACTGCATTGAAACCAGCTTTCCCGAAACatacactactacagaaaaggcctTTCGTCACGGTTAAAACCGCTCATTCGTCACGGTTAAACCGTGACGATAGAAGGCGTGACAattgctcaattgccacggttaaaggcggaaccgtgacaattgattcgcctgttatcacggtttgtaaagcgtaaccgtgacaataggttccctctattgccacggttacgtacttaaccgtggcaatagaggccacctattgccacggttacgtaGTTAACCGTTGCAATAGAGGCCACCTTTTGCCACGGTTAAGAACGTAACCGTGACAACAGGTGACCTCTATTGCCACAGTtacttaaccgtggcaataggtggCCTCTGTTGCCACAGTTTTAAACGTGACAATAGGTCATACACCTGGTTTGTTactaaaaaaatctaataagcTAATAAGGATTCTTCTCTTTGTTCCTACTAAATTGATACTAAACATGCACTAAGTCTTAACGACTTAAACTAATGCTAATTGAGCTACAATTTTGCTTTTATGTTATGTGTAGAATTAATTCTATGTATCATGtaatcttttatcttttatACATACCGTGGCACTGAGCTGATGAAACCCTGATATTATTCAACAGAAAAATGTACAAGAAACAGATGAGTATTCGAGAGACTCATCACTCTCCTAATTCCCAATTCCCAAATGATCCCAAAGATACTAAACCCTCTTCACactcccttatttataggctaagccATAACTAACTAACTCTAAATGCTAAcccttaactaactaactaactccaAGTACTCATCAATACTCCCCCCTAAACatccaccttgtcctcaaggtggggTAAAAAACAAGCTCCTTGAAACAAAAACATAGAAAAGTAAACATAGCAGAAAACATGCAAAATTGGGCTAATGCTGCATTCTTAGGCCCACTCGCAGTCCTTGGccaggttgttttttttttgtgccaCCTCCTGCCAGGCTCCAACTCTTTCCATGAATGGATTGGGCTTGGCCCATTCGAATTGGAGAGGGGTTCAACTGGAGCCTTCTCACTCGGGCCCACTTCCCTCACGTGCCGAGCTTGAACCTCGCAAGGAGCCAACGGCAGATACCCAAACCCGTATCTTCCCCACTTCAATTTCCTTTCTTCCACCGCCGTAACTGCAAGGTCCGGTGGCTTCGCCGGCGGCCATAAGGTGGTTACCGGCGTGCAACGTCTCTCCTCCTCGCGAATCACAGGGCCTTGCCGAAGATGATATGTGAACCACCGCCACGGTGGTTTGGCGATTCCGCCACCGTTCGATTGGCGACCTCCGATGAACAAAGAATTGAGGTTCCGCGGTCGATTGACGGTTACCGCCTTGCGACGCCGTTAATCAGGTGGTTTCCGCGGCTGCCTTCTCTTCCAATCGAACCCTAGTTCAGTAATTTGGGGAAAAACGGTTGATTGAACCCTCTTCCTCCCTTGAAGGTTGCGAGTCTGCGATTTCTCCCTTAGCGCACCTTCCTTCAACTCTTCCCCAGTGAGTTTTCTGTAAACTCCTCCCCTGGCTGGCTTACCTCCTACTCTCTCATTAACACTACCACTAGATGATTGCACTGTGCCCTGAGTTACACTACCACTACCACTTTTCTGTCCAGTATCAATTTGCACAGATTTCTGAAAAGTTGTGGATCTAAAAGGTGGTTTGAAAGAGGAATTATACCTGCTAGTACTGCCAATTCCAGCCTTGCTCACAGCCAGGTTCTTCTGTTCCACCATCAAGGCTTTCTTGACCATGATTGTTAGGGATTTGGGCTCATAGAGCTTGATTTCTACTGCAATTTCCTCCTTGAGTCCATTAACAAAAATATCCATGTAATGCTCTTCATCAATTCCCTTGAGCATTCCTGCAAATCTCTCAAATTGTCCTACAAACTCTTCAACACTACCTTCTTGCTTCAAGGCCAGCAAAGCCGCAAATGGACTAGAATTCGAGGTGAGTTGAAATCGTTCCAGCATGGCTTCCTTGAACTTGGTCCAAGTAGTCACCTGGTTGCAGGTTTCCCACCATTGGTACCAGCTCAATGCCTTTCCATCCAAGGCCACCATAATCGCTTGTACCTTCTCTTCCTCAGTCGCTCCCTTCAGTCGGAAGTAGCGTTCCAATTTCTGAATCCAACTGTACGCATCTTCTTCACCCTGGAAAACTGGAATGTCAAGCTTCCTCCAACGCTCTGTTTGTGCATTTGCAATGCGCTGAAGATTCTCTCGCGCATCAGCTTCGTCTCTTACGCTTCCCGGTTGTCCTCCGTTCACGGTGCGCTCCTCCTCCATTCGTCGGCGTTCTTGCTCGCCGTCGCTGTCGCCGTGCTCGCCGGCTCGCCGGCGCGCCATCGTCTCGACAATCGCTTCCAGATTGCGAAACCTCTGCTCCACGCGTTCATGCTCGATCGCACGCTCTCTCCGTTCTTCGTCGCGAATCCTCCTGTCTTCTTCGCGATTCCTGCGTTCTTCCTCGCGATCGCGATTCAGAACCTCAATGAATCTCTCAATCGCTTCCACTCTGGCTTCCATTCTGCTCGCTACCATAGACAAATCGATACCACAGCTCCTGgatggagctctgataccaattgatgaaACCCTGATATTATTCAACAGAAAAATGTACAAGAAACAGATGAGTATTCGAGAGACTCATCACTCTCCTAATTCCCAATTCCCAAATGATCCCAAAGATACTAAACCCTCTTCACactcccttatttataggctaagccATAACTAACTAACTCTAAATGCTAAcccttaactaactaactaactccaAGTACTCATCATGAGCACACTTGCTTCTCTTTTAGCAGATACTGAGGGTCCAACAAGTGCCTCAAGTAGTATGAATCCAAAGCTATAAGCATCATCCTCTAAGTTTTTCATTTGCCTGAAATTGCACATGTTGACAAAATCAAGAGACAAACTTAGGAAGAATccacaaataaattattaaactaCTAATGACTTTCTGCTAATTTATAAATGGATCAGAAGTTATCCAAGTTAAACTACTGATGACTCCCCACTTGCATCATTTTTCTCTGAGATAATGGACAATCCATAGTCACTAAGCTTTGCCATCCAATCTCACTAAGCAAAACATAGTTCAGGTGCAAAAGCTAAATATTGAGTCAAACTAATAGTGTACAAATTTCAAACT
This portion of the Lotus japonicus ecotype B-129 chromosome 3, LjGifu_v1.2 genome encodes:
- the LOC130744864 gene encoding TMV resistance protein N-like, giving the protein MQYDHEKGLVGIEEHCAAIEGFSQKFGRIGVWGMGGTGKTTIARALFDKHSSHYDSVCFLKDIREESQKHRGLAYLHHKLLSELLKEQVTTSNISESSLSSRRVLIVLDDVDSSEQLEALFVGLGELGEGSSLIVTTRDRHLLHEKIVDKIHEVKPLDSKKSLVLFNLGAFKKREPADSFYQDYSQRVVKYAEGLPLALKILGSHFYVINQREWFSEVGYLENRSKSYKDILDKLKVSYNGLSRQEQAIFLEIAFFFKDRKEDFVIKILDACGFNATSSVMEVLKDKSLITISKSNTIQMLDFLQDIAFDIVENDVTNPRRGILLRDKGVNSLDCGPDV